The proteins below come from a single Acidobacteriota bacterium genomic window:
- the lepB gene encoding signal peptidase I — MEASDALNAGEQTPKPVEQPAAPPQRASRHDGLWETVRSLLIVLVGVFCIRTFVAEATVIPTGSMESTILIGDHVFLNKLLYGPQLPYTGMRFPRLAPIHRGDIVAFHYPVNPTQMFVKRVIGVGGDVVRIVDKKVYVNGNPLSEPYAQFMSSAVFPLRDNFPPPEREISELPAAWGLDPGWARAMPGYIHKDGLHVPAGHLFVMGDNRDDSLDSRFWGFVPVQNVVGEPLFVYWSYNAPTREWLDDRLSDRLKFDASILWNFFARTRWSRMGKIF, encoded by the coding sequence ATGGAAGCTTCTGACGCCTTGAATGCCGGAGAACAAACTCCGAAGCCAGTTGAGCAGCCTGCCGCGCCTCCCCAGCGCGCTTCCCGCCACGACGGTCTGTGGGAAACCGTCCGCTCACTCCTGATTGTGCTGGTCGGCGTTTTCTGCATCCGCACCTTTGTGGCTGAAGCCACCGTGATCCCGACAGGATCCATGGAAAGCACCATTCTGATCGGTGACCACGTTTTCCTCAACAAGCTGCTTTACGGCCCTCAGCTTCCCTACACCGGCATGCGCTTTCCGCGGCTGGCTCCGATCCACCGCGGCGACATCGTGGCGTTTCACTATCCGGTGAACCCCACCCAGATGTTTGTCAAGCGCGTCATCGGCGTGGGCGGAGACGTTGTCCGGATTGTGGACAAGAAGGTTTACGTTAACGGAAATCCGCTCAGCGAGCCTTACGCTCAATTTATGTCGTCCGCCGTATTTCCGCTTCGCGACAATTTTCCGCCGCCGGAGCGGGAAATCAGCGAACTTCCGGCAGCCTGGGGACTGGACCCGGGCTGGGCCCGTGCCATGCCCGGCTACATTCACAAGGATGGGCTTCATGTCCCCGCGGGGCACCTGTTTGTGATGGGCGACAACCGTGACGATTCTCTGGACAGCCGGTTCTGGGGGTTCGTGCCCGTGCAGAACGTGGTGGGAGAACCCCTGTTTGTCTACTGGTCTTACAACGCGCCCACGCGCGAATGGCTGGACGACCGGCTCTCAGACCGGCTGAAATTTGATGCTTCCATCCTGTGGAATTTTTTCGCCAGGACACGCTGGTCCAGAATGGGCAAGATATTCTGA
- a CDS encoding carboxypeptidase regulatory-like domain-containing protein: MSMLTMKRIRKASEEGPTLFQTDELCRGRRRLPTCVIRNCAIALSVAALWLASGSAPLTAKKKGPPTAKTVVGQVFDGQDNAITGAAVEITDLTTGKTAAIYTGPEGRFTFTDLKLTEDYQIKARFKGQSSEARKVSSWDIRTDLVLNLHIPPPKE, translated from the coding sequence ATGTCGATGCTGACAATGAAGAGGATTCGTAAAGCTTCAGAAGAAGGGCCCACCTTGTTTCAAACAGACGAGCTTTGCCGGGGCCGGAGACGCCTGCCAACTTGCGTCATCCGGAATTGCGCCATCGCCTTGTCCGTTGCGGCGCTTTGGCTGGCATCTGGTTCAGCCCCGTTGACGGCGAAAAAGAAAGGGCCTCCCACGGCAAAGACCGTGGTGGGGCAGGTGTTCGATGGCCAGGACAACGCCATCACAGGCGCCGCGGTGGAAATCACCGACCTGACAACGGGCAAAACAGCGGCCATTTATACAGGGCCCGAAGGGCGATTCACCTTCACAGACCTCAAGCTGACAGAAGATTACCAGATTAAGGCCCGTTTCAAGGGGCAGTCTTCCGAGGCGCGCAAGGTCAGCTCCTGGGATATCCGCACCGACCTGGTGCTGAACCTTCACATCCCCCCGCCAAAAGAATAG
- a CDS encoding galactokinase: MIKEAFQKIFGRPPAVTAHAPGRVNLIGEHTDYNDGFVLPAAIDRAIEFAAQPRNDHVVHAYSIDFNDQVEFSLDAIEKDEEHPWSNYLRGVFKLMQEEGHRLAGADLAFGGNVPREAGLSSSAAVEVGAVALAMKMFEIKLGPLEVVRLARRAENEFVKVPCGIMDQFACAMGKRDHALFLDCRDLSYRYVPLSGRVKIVVCYSGVRRALAASEYEIRLKQCRQAVAQLGTTGLAVNSLREIDLTDLEVASQSLNEILLRRARHVVSENDRVLKAVKDLEKGDLESFGRLMIASHESLRDDYEVSCRELDLLVELALKQPGIIGSRMTGAGFGGCTVNLVRSDAAEAFAKAVKESYGQATGLNSEVYVCEASDGALASG, translated from the coding sequence ATGATTAAGGAAGCTTTTCAAAAGATTTTCGGAAGGCCGCCCGCTGTTACGGCCCACGCGCCTGGCCGCGTGAATCTGATCGGCGAACACACCGATTACAACGACGGTTTTGTGCTTCCCGCCGCGATTGACCGTGCCATTGAATTTGCGGCACAGCCGCGGAATGACCATGTCGTACACGCTTACTCGATTGACTTCAACGACCAGGTCGAGTTCAGCCTGGATGCGATTGAAAAAGACGAGGAACATCCCTGGAGCAACTACCTCCGCGGCGTGTTTAAGCTCATGCAGGAGGAGGGGCATCGGCTGGCAGGGGCTGACCTTGCGTTTGGCGGCAACGTGCCGCGCGAGGCCGGGCTCAGTTCGTCGGCGGCGGTTGAGGTGGGCGCGGTGGCCCTGGCAATGAAGATGTTCGAAATTAAACTCGGCCCTCTGGAGGTCGTTCGCCTCGCTCGCCGCGCCGAGAATGAGTTCGTCAAGGTACCCTGCGGAATCATGGACCAGTTCGCCTGCGCGATGGGGAAGCGCGATCACGCCCTTTTCCTCGATTGCCGCGACCTTTCCTATCGTTATGTCCCCTTATCCGGGCGCGTCAAAATTGTGGTGTGTTATTCGGGAGTCCGCCGGGCGCTGGCCGCTTCAGAATACGAAATCCGGCTGAAGCAATGCCGCCAGGCAGTAGCGCAACTTGGGACCACAGGGTTGGCAGTCAACTCCCTGCGAGAGATTGACCTGACCGACCTTGAAGTCGCAAGCCAAAGCCTGAATGAAATTCTGTTGAGGCGCGCCCGGCATGTAGTGAGCGAAAACGACCGTGTGCTCAAGGCCGTCAAGGATTTGGAGAAGGGTGATCTTGAGAGCTTCGGCCGTCTCATGATCGCCTCGCATGAAAGTCTGAGAGACGACTACGAGGTCAGTTGCAGAGAGCTCGACCTTCTGGTGGAACTTGCCCTCAAGCAGCCCGGCATTATCGGATCACGCATGACCGGCGCCGGCTTTGGAGGTTGCACTGTTAACCTGGTTCGCTCTGACGCGGCTGAAGCGTTTGCGAAAGCGGTCAAAGAAAGCTACGGGCAGGCGACGGGGCTGAATTCCGAAGTCTATGTCTGCGAGGCTTCTGACGGCGCGCTGGCCAGCGGCTGA
- a CDS encoding tyrosine--tRNA ligase, with protein MTLKEQLAYLTKGAEETIRAEDLHTRLERSAKTGIPLRVKAGFDPTAPDIHLGHTVLLRKLKHFQDLGHTVIFLIGDFTGLIGDPSGRNVTRPPMTPEEIAANAETYKKQVFKILDPEKTLVEFNNRWLGKLNSQEWMTLLSKYTVARLLERDDFSKRFKEGRPITLLELVYPLAMAYDSVALKADVELGGTDQKFNLLAGRAIQQEYGQEPQVIMMMPILEGLDGVQKMSKSLGNYVGISEPPQEMFGKLMSISDDLMWRYYDLLTDLPPAEIAGLKKSVSDGATHPLDMKKGLARRIVGDFHGAVAADQAQKNWETQFQKKSIPDEVRTESLSHFVPIKLTTFLATYGLASSKTEVTRKIKEGAVSITVGDSDQPSWERISDPAWEFDPAKYSDHGSVTFRVGRKLLKVVIKP; from the coding sequence ATGACGCTCAAAGAACAACTCGCTTATCTCACCAAGGGCGCGGAAGAAACCATCCGGGCTGAAGACCTTCACACCAGGCTCGAGCGCTCCGCAAAAACCGGAATCCCGCTTCGGGTCAAGGCAGGTTTCGATCCCACAGCGCCGGACATCCACCTGGGCCACACGGTCCTGCTCCGCAAGCTGAAACACTTCCAGGACCTCGGGCACACGGTGATTTTTCTGATCGGAGACTTTACCGGGCTGATTGGAGACCCCTCAGGACGCAATGTAACGCGGCCGCCCATGACGCCGGAAGAAATCGCCGCCAACGCCGAAACCTACAAGAAACAGGTCTTCAAGATCCTCGACCCGGAAAAAACATTAGTGGAGTTCAACAATCGCTGGCTGGGAAAACTGAACAGCCAGGAATGGATGACCCTGCTCTCGAAATACACCGTGGCCCGCCTGCTCGAGCGTGATGACTTCAGCAAGCGGTTCAAGGAGGGGCGCCCGATCACGCTGCTTGAACTGGTCTACCCCCTGGCCATGGCTTACGATTCGGTCGCGCTCAAGGCCGACGTCGAACTGGGCGGCACTGACCAGAAGTTCAACCTGCTTGCGGGCCGGGCGATCCAGCAAGAGTACGGCCAGGAACCCCAGGTGATTATGATGATGCCCATCCTCGAGGGCCTCGACGGCGTGCAGAAAATGTCAAAGTCCCTGGGCAATTACGTCGGCATCAGCGAGCCGCCCCAGGAAATGTTCGGCAAGCTGATGTCTATTTCCGACGACCTGATGTGGCGCTACTACGATTTGCTCACCGACCTGCCGCCCGCGGAAATCGCAGGACTCAAAAAGTCGGTCAGCGACGGCGCCACTCATCCGCTCGATATGAAGAAGGGTCTCGCGCGCCGGATTGTGGGTGACTTCCACGGAGCTGTTGCGGCGGATCAAGCACAGAAAAACTGGGAAACGCAATTTCAGAAGAAATCCATTCCGGACGAGGTTCGCACCGAGAGCCTGAGCCACTTTGTCCCTATAAAACTTACGACCTTCCTCGCTACGTATGGATTGGCCTCATCCAAGACGGAGGTTACGCGGAAAATCAAGGAAGGTGCTGTCTCGATCACTGTTGGAGACTCCGATCAACCCTCCTGGGAGCGCATATCCGATCCGGCGTGGGAGTTTGACCCGGCAAAGTATTCTGACCATGGTTCCGTTACATTTCGCGTCGGGCGCAAGCTGCTCAAGGTCGTCATCAAACCCTGA
- a CDS encoding cytosine permease: MSAELPNYVGSSVPNPLNKRVPWYKSTFPSYAGIFLWVAFYLGLSAPTLSLASPAVCLLGLFVAGLLCFALFYYAPAMLGMQTGRPLYIVGTSTFGVKGGYLMPGLLMGCLQIGWFAVATYFAVDYIMEGLGSQSKTLFIAIAVVWAYGLAWVAIKGISYVARIAQFLNWVPLIMIVIVFWANKNGVASYRPPQNDSWGGFLAMLAIVIGFFATAGAAGADFGLNNRNRRDVFWGGLTGIALAIFVAGGLPVLSVAGHLGMLGSASDYTYAGTIKSVGALAPVMFFLFAAASMVPTTFCTFIAGNSFGTMLPKIPRSVSTMVGVTIGAILAITGVAQNLIGFFSIVGASFGPICGAMAADYLLAGKKWSGPRRGINWAGYVAWAVGFVVGILDKVPGVPSSWVRIDRPAVLFSFVVGFVIYLVLAKAGALPELVPQTELKSEA, from the coding sequence ATGTCTGCCGAACTACCGAATTACGTTGGATCGTCCGTTCCTAATCCCCTGAACAAGCGGGTCCCGTGGTACAAGAGCACGTTCCCTTCTTACGCGGGAATTTTCCTTTGGGTCGCATTCTACCTGGGTCTTTCAGCGCCAACGCTGAGCCTGGCCAGTCCCGCCGTCTGCCTGCTCGGATTATTTGTGGCGGGCCTGCTCTGCTTCGCGCTTTTTTATTACGCTCCGGCCATGCTGGGCATGCAGACCGGGCGCCCGCTTTACATTGTGGGGACATCCACGTTCGGCGTGAAGGGCGGTTACCTGATGCCCGGCCTTCTGATGGGTTGTCTCCAGATCGGGTGGTTTGCCGTGGCCACCTATTTTGCCGTGGATTACATCATGGAGGGGCTTGGCAGCCAATCGAAGACGCTGTTTATTGCCATCGCAGTGGTGTGGGCGTATGGGCTGGCCTGGGTGGCTATCAAAGGGATTTCCTACGTGGCGCGCATCGCCCAGTTTCTGAACTGGGTGCCGCTGATTATGATCGTCATCGTTTTCTGGGCCAATAAAAACGGCGTAGCCAGCTATCGGCCGCCACAAAACGATTCCTGGGGTGGCTTCCTGGCGATGCTCGCTATCGTCATCGGATTTTTTGCCACCGCCGGCGCGGCAGGCGCTGATTTCGGGCTGAATAACAGGAACCGCCGAGATGTTTTTTGGGGCGGCCTCACCGGCATCGCCCTGGCCATCTTTGTGGCAGGCGGTCTGCCGGTACTTTCCGTCGCCGGCCATCTGGGAATGCTGGGGAGCGCTTCAGACTACACCTATGCCGGGACCATCAAGAGCGTGGGCGCGCTTGCCCCCGTGATGTTCTTTTTGTTTGCGGCGGCGTCCATGGTGCCGACAACTTTTTGCACCTTCATCGCCGGCAACAGCTTTGGAACCATGTTGCCCAAAATCCCGCGCTCGGTTTCCACCATGGTTGGCGTGACCATTGGGGCCATCCTGGCAATCACGGGCGTAGCGCAGAATCTGATCGGGTTCTTCTCGATTGTGGGGGCTTCATTCGGACCGATTTGCGGCGCCATGGCTGCCGATTATCTCCTGGCCGGGAAAAAGTGGTCCGGGCCGCGCCGGGGCATCAACTGGGCCGGATACGTGGCGTGGGCGGTTGGCTTTGTGGTCGGAATCCTCGACAAGGTTCCCGGCGTTCCCTCCAGTTGGGTAAGGATTGACCGCCCCGCCGTTCTTTTCTCCTTTGTCGTGGGCTTTGTCATATACCTGGTTCTTGCCAAAGCGGGCGCTCTGCCTGAACTGGTCCCTCAAACAGAACTGAAGTCGGAAGCATAG
- a CDS encoding aminotransferase class I/II-fold pyridoxal phosphate-dependent enzyme has translation MEKPFDFATLAVHAGEAPCPATGALDTPIYQSTTFVSRDSDEMAAVYGEQKPGYMYTRYGNPTIHALEAKLAALEGGGGALATASGMAAVSTAILGYVKSGDHVVAARSLYGAAYNFLNRKLPRMGASTTFVKSTRVEDFEKALQPNTRLIYFETPSNPVLDVVDIASIAALGRARGIPTVLDNTFASPALQQPLRLGVTVSIHSATKYLCGHGDAMGGAIISSSEHISLLAHDVIRDYGGIISPFNAWLILRGIHTLHLRMPAHCSNARQIAGFLAAHSNVERVYYPGLPHHPGHELAKKQMSDFGAMISFEAKGGYQGGKQVMDRVKLFARAASLGDTRSLIVHPASTSHRAVPPEDRRAIGITDGLVRLSVGIEAAADLIADLEQALRL, from the coding sequence ATGGAAAAACCATTCGATTTCGCAACGCTGGCTGTGCACGCCGGAGAGGCCCCTTGTCCGGCGACGGGGGCGCTTGACACGCCGATCTATCAGTCAACGACCTTTGTCTCTCGAGACTCGGACGAGATGGCCGCAGTGTATGGCGAACAGAAGCCCGGCTACATGTACACCCGCTACGGCAACCCCACCATTCATGCGCTGGAAGCCAAGCTCGCGGCGCTTGAAGGCGGCGGGGGCGCGCTGGCCACCGCATCCGGCATGGCGGCTGTTTCAACGGCGATTCTCGGTTACGTAAAGTCGGGCGATCACGTGGTGGCAGCGCGCTCGCTTTACGGCGCTGCATACAATTTCCTGAACCGGAAACTGCCGCGCATGGGCGCCTCGACAACCTTTGTGAAATCCACGCGCGTGGAGGATTTTGAAAAGGCGCTGCAGCCGAATACGCGTCTGATCTATTTTGAAACGCCCAGCAACCCCGTGCTGGACGTGGTGGACATCGCTTCCATCGCCGCGCTGGGTCGCGCCCGCGGAATCCCAACCGTGCTGGACAACACGTTTGCATCGCCCGCGCTTCAACAGCCGCTGCGGCTGGGCGTAACGGTGTCGATCCATTCCGCCACCAAGTATCTTTGCGGGCATGGCGACGCCATGGGCGGGGCCATCATCAGTTCGAGCGAACACATCTCGCTTCTGGCCCATGACGTCATCCGCGATTATGGAGGTATCATCAGCCCTTTTAATGCCTGGCTGATTCTGCGGGGCATTCACACGCTCCACCTGCGCATGCCCGCGCATTGCTCGAACGCCCGGCAAATTGCAGGCTTTCTTGCGGCGCATTCCAATGTTGAACGCGTTTACTATCCCGGCCTGCCTCATCATCCCGGCCACGAATTAGCGAAGAAACAGATGAGCGATTTCGGGGCCATGATCAGTTTTGAAGCGAAGGGCGGCTACCAGGGCGGCAAGCAGGTGATGGACCGTGTCAAACTGTTTGCGCGCGCCGCCAGCCTGGGCGATACGCGGTCTTTGATTGTGCATCCGGCCTCCACCAGCCATCGCGCCGTGCCGCCGGAAGATCGCCGCGCCATCGGCATCACCGACGGACTGGTGCGTTTGTCAGTGGGCATTGAAGCAGCCGCCGACCTGATCGCCGACCTCGAGCAGGCCCTGCGCCTCTGA
- a CDS encoding alpha-L-fucosidase, whose protein sequence is MKTRLLCLAFLCAMPFAAWAQDVHYQPDWASLNQRPIPQWFDQAKFGIFIHWGVYSVPAFADPHATGGEAYAEWYWNHMHDKNGPTWAFHVRNYGENFQYQDFAGQFKARLFNPGQWAALFAEAGAKYVVLTSKHHEGFCLWPCPASWNWNSVDIGPHQDLAGELSKAVVARGLKMGFYYSLYEWYNPLYLQHSASYVTGHMVPQMKDLVERYHPSILWTDGEWEQPSSYWHSTDFLAWLFNDSPVKSDIVINDRWGKETRGADGGFYTSEYGMAHGKQAEYASVHKWEECQGIGKSFGYNRMETASDYKSAAQLIHLLVDSVAKGGNLLLDIGPTADG, encoded by the coding sequence ATGAAAACACGACTCCTTTGTCTCGCCTTTTTGTGTGCCATGCCGTTTGCCGCGTGGGCGCAGGATGTTCATTACCAGCCTGACTGGGCCTCGCTCAACCAGCGTCCCATTCCGCAGTGGTTTGACCAGGCCAAGTTCGGCATCTTCATCCACTGGGGAGTTTATTCCGTTCCGGCCTTCGCAGACCCGCACGCCACCGGAGGCGAGGCTTACGCAGAGTGGTACTGGAACCACATGCACGACAAGAACGGCCCAACCTGGGCGTTCCACGTGCGCAATTACGGCGAGAACTTCCAGTATCAGGATTTTGCCGGCCAGTTCAAAGCCCGGCTGTTCAATCCCGGCCAGTGGGCCGCTTTGTTTGCTGAGGCCGGCGCAAAATACGTGGTGCTGACTTCGAAGCATCACGAAGGCTTCTGCCTGTGGCCGTGCCCGGCAAGCTGGAACTGGAACAGCGTGGACATCGGTCCGCATCAGGACCTGGCGGGAGAGCTGAGCAAGGCCGTGGTGGCCCGCGGGCTGAAGATGGGCTTCTACTACTCGCTCTATGAATGGTACAACCCGCTCTACCTTCAGCATTCCGCGAGCTACGTTACCGGGCACATGGTCCCCCAGATGAAGGACCTCGTCGAGCGCTACCATCCTTCCATTCTGTGGACTGACGGCGAATGGGAACAGCCGAGTTCCTACTGGCATTCCACCGATTTTCTCGCCTGGCTGTTCAACGATTCCCCGGTGAAGAGTGACATTGTCATCAACGACCGCTGGGGCAAAGAGACGCGCGGCGCGGACGGCGGCTTCTACACCTCCGAGTACGGCATGGCGCATGGCAAGCAGGCGGAATACGCCAGCGTGCACAAGTGGGAAGAATGCCAGGGCATCGGGAAATCCTTCGGGTATAACCGCATGGAAACTGCCTCGGATTACAAAAGCGCCGCGCAGCTCATCCATCTGCTGGTGGACAGCGTCGCAAAGGGCGGCAACCTGCTGCTCGATATCGGCCCCACCGCCGACGGC
- a CDS encoding amidophosphoribosyltransferase — protein MSLPDDKFHDHCGVFAVYGHPEASKLTYLGLYALQHRGQESAGMVVTDGERLVGRKNMGHVAEVFNEEVLKTLSGHAAIGHTRYSTAGDTNLKNAQPLSVSCQKGEVALAHNGNLVNAASIRRELEARGDIFQTTSDTEVILHYFARSRHTGIPESIAEALDRVSGAYSLVMLFKDSVYAIRDPRGFRPLSLGQLDGAYVVASETCAFDIISATYLREIEPGEMVILDKRGITSLRFSPPARLSKCIFEHVYFSRPDSIVFGRSVQSSREMLGRRLAQEHPAEADIVVPVPDSGVAAAIGYSQESGIPLKFGLIRNHYIGRTFIEPTQAVRDFGVKMKLNPVRSLLEGKRVVLVDDSIIRGTTSRKIVRLVREAGAREVHFRISCPPTVSPCYYGIDTPTKEELIASNHTVEEIREYVGADSLGYLSLEGLQDAVGNDKDNYCLACYTASYPTAIQEPLIALRNRD, from the coding sequence CTGTCACTACCTGACGATAAATTTCACGACCACTGTGGTGTGTTCGCTGTTTATGGCCACCCTGAAGCTTCCAAGCTGACCTATCTTGGTCTTTACGCGCTCCAGCATCGCGGGCAGGAGAGCGCCGGGATGGTGGTGACGGACGGAGAGCGGCTGGTCGGCCGCAAGAACATGGGGCACGTGGCGGAAGTATTCAACGAGGAAGTTCTGAAGACCCTCTCCGGACACGCCGCCATTGGCCATACCCGGTATTCAACGGCGGGCGACACCAACCTGAAGAATGCGCAGCCCCTCAGCGTGAGCTGCCAGAAGGGCGAGGTGGCCCTTGCCCACAACGGGAACCTGGTGAACGCAGCCAGCATCCGGCGCGAACTGGAGGCCCGCGGAGACATCTTTCAGACCACCAGCGATACGGAAGTCATCCTTCACTATTTTGCGCGTTCACGGCACACCGGAATTCCGGAATCGATTGCCGAGGCTCTCGATCGTGTGTCGGGCGCGTACTCGCTGGTAATGCTTTTCAAAGACAGCGTTTATGCCATTCGCGATCCGCGCGGGTTCCGGCCGCTCAGCCTGGGGCAGTTGGACGGCGCTTACGTTGTCGCCTCAGAGACCTGCGCGTTTGACATCATCAGCGCCACCTACCTGCGTGAAATCGAGCCGGGAGAAATGGTGATTCTGGATAAGCGCGGCATCACGTCACTCCGGTTTTCGCCGCCCGCCAGGCTGTCAAAATGCATTTTTGAGCACGTCTATTTCTCGCGGCCCGACAGCATCGTGTTTGGCCGCTCCGTACAGAGCAGCCGGGAAATGCTGGGCCGGCGCCTTGCTCAGGAACATCCGGCGGAGGCCGACATCGTGGTTCCTGTTCCCGATTCCGGAGTTGCCGCGGCCATCGGGTATTCGCAGGAATCCGGCATTCCGTTGAAGTTTGGCCTGATCCGCAACCATTACATTGGGCGCACTTTTATTGAGCCTACGCAGGCCGTCCGAGATTTCGGAGTCAAGATGAAGCTCAATCCCGTGCGCAGCCTGCTGGAGGGCAAAAGAGTCGTGCTGGTGGATGACTCCATCATCCGCGGCACCACCAGCCGGAAAATTGTCCGCCTGGTGCGCGAGGCCGGAGCGCGCGAAGTCCACTTCCGGATCAGCTGCCCGCCCACTGTCTCGCCCTGTTATTACGGCATCGACACGCCAACGAAAGAGGAATTGATTGCATCCAATCACACCGTGGAAGAAATCCGGGAATACGTCGGGGCTGACTCGCTGGGTTATCTTTCACTGGAAGGCCTGCAAGACGCCGTTGGAAACGACAAAGACAATTATTGCCTGGCCTGCTACACGGCCAGTTACCCCACAGCCATCCAGGAGCCACTGATCGCTTTGCGAAACCGGGACTGA
- a CDS encoding phosphoribosylformylglycinamidine cyclo-ligase: protein MRYRDAGVDIAAANRAKTQIKELVSTTFNPRVLRGFGAFGGFFSLKGLPPGAVLVSSMDGVGTKLKIAFAANRHEGVARDLVFHSVNDIAVHGAQPLFFLDYLATGKIRAKVVTGIVRGLSDACRQVGCALIGGETAQMPGFYAENEYDLAGCIVGWVRQREILDGSRIRPGDVVLGLPSLGLHTNGYSLARKVLMEQAGIGLAQYVPELGRRLDEELLAPHRCYGPLLQPLHQKGWLTGLVHVTGGGITENTPRILPRHCQAEIQLGSWQVPPIFNMIARLGKVHPAEMLRTFNMGLGMLLIVPKKNVENVARALKRKKEKFWTVGKIARGKAEVKYLAGPPECLE, encoded by the coding sequence ATGCGCTATCGAGATGCGGGTGTCGACATCGCCGCGGCGAACCGCGCCAAGACACAGATTAAGGAGCTGGTCAGCACGACCTTCAACCCTCGCGTTCTGAGAGGATTCGGCGCCTTTGGCGGGTTTTTTTCGCTCAAGGGCCTGCCCCCCGGCGCCGTGCTGGTTTCCAGCATGGATGGTGTGGGCACCAAGCTCAAGATCGCCTTTGCCGCCAACCGTCATGAAGGTGTCGCCCGCGATCTGGTGTTCCACTCGGTCAACGACATCGCGGTCCACGGCGCGCAGCCACTCTTCTTTTTGGATTACCTTGCGACGGGAAAAATCCGCGCGAAAGTCGTCACCGGCATCGTGCGCGGACTTTCTGACGCCTGCCGCCAGGTGGGCTGTGCGCTTATTGGCGGAGAAACCGCGCAGATGCCCGGCTTTTACGCTGAGAACGAATACGACCTGGCAGGCTGCATTGTCGGATGGGTGCGGCAGCGGGAAATTCTGGACGGGAGCCGGATCCGCCCTGGTGACGTGGTCCTGGGCCTGCCCTCGCTCGGGCTGCACACCAACGGCTACTCTCTTGCCCGCAAGGTTTTGATGGAGCAGGCGGGCATCGGACTCGCGCAATATGTTCCGGAACTCGGACGCAGGCTCGATGAAGAACTGCTGGCCCCGCACCGCTGTTATGGGCCGCTGCTCCAGCCGCTGCATCAGAAAGGATGGCTCACAGGGCTTGTCCACGTCACGGGCGGCGGCATCACGGAAAACACGCCGCGCATCCTTCCCAGGCATTGCCAGGCGGAAATCCAACTGGGATCATGGCAGGTTCCTCCCATCTTCAATATGATTGCCCGTCTCGGGAAAGTCCACCCGGCAGAGATGCTGCGCACTTTCAATATGGGGCTGGGCATGCTGCTGATCGTTCCGAAGAAGAACGTCGAAAACGTCGCTCGCGCGCTCAAAAGGAAGAAAGAGAAGTTTTGGACGGTGGGCAAGATCGCTCGCGGCAAGGCTGAGGTAAAATATCTCGCCGGTCCTCCCGAGTGCCTTGAGTAG
- a CDS encoding phosphoribosylglycinamide formyltransferase, with amino-acid sequence MKNIGILLSGRGSNFEAIARNAAAGKIPGKIALVVSNREQAPGLETARRMGLKTLYIPSQRKDREAYDQEVVAALKEAQVDLVCLAGFMRILSPVFIRAFPRSILNIHPALLPAFPGLDAQKQALDYGVKFTGCTVHIVDEGMDTGPIVLQAAVPVFDSDTVETLSARILKEEHRIYSEAVCLMLEDRVRIEGRRAVLSN; translated from the coding sequence ATGAAGAACATCGGCATTTTACTTTCCGGGCGAGGGTCGAATTTTGAGGCGATCGCTCGCAACGCGGCAGCCGGAAAAATACCCGGAAAAATCGCACTGGTTGTCAGCAACCGTGAGCAGGCCCCGGGCCTTGAGACCGCCCGCAGGATGGGACTGAAGACTCTTTACATTCCCTCCCAGCGTAAAGATCGCGAGGCCTATGACCAGGAAGTTGTCGCCGCACTTAAAGAGGCGCAGGTGGACCTGGTTTGCCTGGCGGGCTTTATGCGAATACTCAGTCCGGTTTTTATCAGGGCGTTTCCCCGGAGCATCCTCAACATTCACCCGGCACTTCTTCCAGCGTTTCCCGGCCTTGACGCCCAGAAGCAGGCCCTCGATTATGGCGTCAAATTCACCGGCTGCACCGTCCACATCGTGGACGAAGGCATGGATACCGGCCCCATCGTGCTCCAGGCCGCCGTCCCGGTCTTCGACAGCGACACTGTTGAAACGCTCTCGGCGCGCATCCTGAAGGAAGAGCACCGGATTTATTCCGAAGCGGTCTGCCTGATGCTCGAAGATAGGGTCCGCATCGAGGGGCGTCGTGCCGTGTTGAGCAATTAA